CCGCAAGGCCAAGTCCAAGCGCTGACGAGCTCGGCCTCGAGTCGAGCGGATCGCCGATCCCACGTCCCGGGCACCGGTGGCGACCCCGCCACCGGTGCCCGGGTGCGTGTGATCGGTGTAGGTTCGGCGTCGTACGTGCACAGGCCGAACAGAAGGGTGCGCGCATGACGCTCGAGGTCGGCGCCGACGCTCCGGACTTCACGCTGCCGGACTTCAACAAGGAGCAGGTCTCCTTGTCCAGCTTCAAGGGCAGCAAGAACGTGCTGCTCGTCTTCTACCCGTTCGCGTTCAGCGGGGTCTGCCAGGGCGAGCTGTGCCAGGTCCGCGACGACCTGGCCGATTTCCAGAACGACCAGGTCCAGGTGCTGGGCGTGTCGGTGGACACCCCGTTCGCGCTGAAGGCCTGGGCGGAGCAGCAGGGCTACACCTTCCCGCTGCTGTCGGACTTCTGGCCGCACGGCGAGGTCGCCAAGGCCTACGGCGTGTTCCACGAGCAGGCCGGCATGGCGTTGCGCGGCACGTTCCTCATCGACACCGCGGGCAAGGTGCGGTTCGCCGAGGTCAACCAGCCCGGCGAGGCACGCGACCAGAACGTGTGGAAGAAGGCGCTGGCCGAACTGGCCGCGTGAGTACCGGTGGTGGCCGGACCGGTACAGTGATCCGGCCGGTTGCGGTTGATCTTCGGACGGCCACCACTCGGGGCGCATAGCTCAGCGGAAGAGCACTTGCCTTACAAGCAAGGGGTCGCTGGTTCGAACCCAGCTGCGCCCACTTTCGGTCGTCTGATCAGTGGTGATGCACCACCTTGTAAGAGATTGCCGGCCCAGGCTCGTACGCGAGATCGGCAGGTGCTGGCGTCGGCTGGTTCAGCGTGTCCGCCGCCCCCGGTCCTCCCCAGCCCTCCTGCCGCCGAGGGATTCCTGCCGTGCTTGGCTTGGTGCTGCGGCAAGC
This window of the Saccharopolyspora gloriosae genome carries:
- a CDS encoding peroxiredoxin, which produces MTLEVGADAPDFTLPDFNKEQVSLSSFKGSKNVLLVFYPFAFSGVCQGELCQVRDDLADFQNDQVQVLGVSVDTPFALKAWAEQQGYTFPLLSDFWPHGEVAKAYGVFHEQAGMALRGTFLIDTAGKVRFAEVNQPGEARDQNVWKKALAELAA